A part of Ziziphus jujuba cultivar Dongzao chromosome 8, ASM3175591v1 genomic DNA contains:
- the LOC107413039 gene encoding probable cytochrome c oxidase subunit 5C-1, translated as MAGHKIAHATLKGPSVVKELCIGMVLALAAGSLWKMHHWNEQRKVRTFYDLLDKGEISVVAQEE; from the coding sequence ATGGCGGGTCACAAGATTGCTCATGCAACCCTGAAAGGACCCAGCGTTGTGAAGGAGCTGTGTATTGGTATGGTTCTTGCTTTGGCTGCTGGTAGTCTCTGGAAAATGCACCACTGGAATGAGCAGAGAAAAGTCAGAACTTTTTATGACCTGCTTGATAAAGGTGAGATCAGTGTTGTGGCACAGGAAGAATAA